Proteins encoded in a region of the Haloarcula sp. CBA1129 genome:
- a CDS encoding winged helix-turn-helix domain-containing protein, which translates to MRHKQILDVAAENPEASIAELAAEVPSATAELVERVLEEHGDPAETDETDPTDQSQSDPSTESQSYPAPEDLSSTERETLQTIQQHPTASQRDLAEKLGVTASTVSNRVNGIDGFDWTNREAFANAVFSDQETGSATPSDETETQASETPPPESTDAPDEADGRVSASDTAPDDGDRSPAEIETAAGEVNTTLTTFQSTVEDLSAQLAELEGQVETVTDGGGSPQPFQDPELVHKVVHACMDSDKISEEEELRILDSLL; encoded by the coding sequence ATGCGTCACAAGCAAATACTCGATGTAGCGGCTGAAAACCCCGAGGCGTCCATCGCGGAGCTTGCGGCTGAAGTGCCGAGCGCAACAGCGGAGCTGGTCGAACGGGTACTCGAAGAACACGGCGACCCAGCTGAGACCGACGAGACGGACCCAACCGACCAGTCGCAGAGTGACCCGTCGACGGAGTCACAGTCGTACCCGGCCCCCGAAGACCTCTCGTCGACAGAACGTGAGACGCTCCAGACGATTCAGCAACACCCCACCGCGTCCCAGCGAGACCTCGCGGAGAAGCTCGGCGTCACCGCTTCAACGGTGAGCAACCGCGTCAACGGCATCGACGGGTTCGACTGGACGAACCGTGAAGCGTTCGCAAACGCCGTCTTCAGTGACCAAGAGACCGGGTCAGCGACGCCCTCGGACGAGACTGAAACCCAAGCATCCGAGACTCCGCCACCGGAGTCAACAGATGCCCCCGACGAAGCCGACGGTCGGGTGTCAGCATCCGATACTGCGCCCGACGACGGCGACCGCTCGCCAGCCGAGATCGAGACAGCGGCCGGCGAGGTGAACACCACACTGACTACGTTCCAGTCGACTGTCGAGGACCTTTCCGCACAACTGGCCGAACTCGAAGGGCAGGTGGAAACCGTCACCGACGGCGGCGGCTCGCCACAGCCGTTTCAGGACCCTGAACTCGTCCACAAGGTCGTTCATGCGTGTATGGACTCCGACAAGATATCTGAGGAAGAAGAACTCCGGATTCTGGATTCGTTGCTTTAG